The DNA sequence ATACCAGCCTTTCCCCGGCGGAGATCCGCGCGAGGCTAAACATTGAAGGAGGACGCATCTTCACCGTAGATGCAACTCAGATAGCGCTCGACACCATTGGGCGTGATATTCCAAACACGCCGATGATGGGGGCCTTGATCAAGGCAACAGGCATCCTCGATCTTGAAAGCTTCGTAACAGATACGCGGCGAAAGCTGGAGAAGAAGTTCCGGTCTAAGCCAGAGGTCATAGAGGGGAATATCCAGGCTATCAGGCGCGCGTATGAGGAGGTGCGGGGAGAATGAAATCAGAAGGCAAAGTCAAAGGGTGGAAGGATGTTCCCCGGGGAGGTCTCATTCTCGACGCAGGCAACGCACTGGATTATGAGACTGGCGACTGGCGGACCTACAGGCCTGTATGGCACCCAGACAGGTGCATAAATTGCTTCCTCTGCTGGGTGTATTGTCCTGATTCAGCCATAGAAGTCAAGGATGGCAAGGTTGTCGGAATCGACTACAAGCATTGCAAGGGCTGCGGGATATGCGCCAATGAATGTCCGCCCAAGGTTCGCGCTATACAGATGCTATTAGAGAGCGAAGCTGCCGGGCATGAGCATGATAAGGCAGAAGAGGCAAAGGAAGGAAAGGGGAGGGGAGAGGCCTGATGGTTAAAGCGATGGCCATTACCGGTAATGAGGCAGTGGCAGAGGCTATGCGACAGGTAAATCCGGATGTGGTGGCTGCCTACCCAATCACCCCGCAGACAGAGATTGTTCAGATCTTTTCCACTTTTGTCGCCGATGGCCTCGTGCACACAGAATTCGTTCCTGTGGAGAGCGAGCACTCTGCCCTGAGCGCAGTGGTAGGCGCCTCCGCCGCTGGGGCGCGGGCTATGACGGCCACCTCATCTCAGGGATTTGCATTGATGTGGGAAGTACTCCATATCGCTTCCGGCATGAGGCTGCCGATCATCATGCCGGTAGTCAA is a window from the Bacillota bacterium genome containing:
- a CDS encoding 4Fe-4S binding protein, encoding MKSEGKVKGWKDVPRGGLILDAGNALDYETGDWRTYRPVWHPDRCINCFLCWVYCPDSAIEVKDGKVVGIDYKHCKGCGICANECPPKVRAIQMLLESEAAGHEHDKAEEAKEGKGRGEA